From Candidatus Bathyarchaeia archaeon, one genomic window encodes:
- a CDS encoding AAA family ATPase — MLEAALWTEKYRPNTLDEIVDQEEIVSRLEEFVKRGTMPHCLFAGSPGTGKTTAALCLAHDLFGERFQDVFMELNASDERGIDVVRTTVKEFARMASLSQVPFKILVLDEADNMTN; from the coding sequence CTGTTGGAAGCCGCTCTCTGGACTGAAAAATATCGGCCTAACACTCTGGACGAGATCGTCGATCAGGAAGAGATCGTTTCTCGTCTCGAAGAGTTTGTCAAGAGAGGAACAATGCCACACTGCCTCTTCGCAGGATCCCCAGGAACTGGAAAGACGACAGCCGCGCTCTGCCTCGCCCATGATCTGTTCGGAGAACGATTCCAAGACGTGTTCATGGAGCTGAACGCCAGCGACGAGAGAGGAATCGACGTCGTCCGGACCACCGTGAAAGAATTTGCACGCATGGCCTCGCTCAGCCAAGTGCCATTCAAGATTCTCGTACTAGACGAAGCTGACAACATGACGAACGA
- a CDS encoding nuclear transport factor 2 family protein, producing the protein MQDANKQNVEKDKEAIISIVKEMAASMTGQQSTKHWAQDALWFDIPAFASRGVQPARNFFDKVFSGFESCKVDLLETDAVVNGNMGMVCTVQRVDVKMKSGDAKSMIVRETDVFEKRGKEWQLIHQHASVPAGGAWDGKIART; encoded by the coding sequence ATGCAAGATGCAAACAAGCAGAACGTAGAGAAAGACAAGGAGGCTATCATCTCGATAGTCAAGGAAATGGCCGCATCAATGACTGGGCAGCAGAGCACGAAACACTGGGCTCAGGATGCGCTCTGGTTCGACATACCTGCCTTTGCCTCAAGAGGCGTACAACCAGCGCGGAACTTCTTTGACAAGGTCTTCAGCGGCTTCGAATCCTGCAAGGTTGACCTCCTCGAGACCGACGCCGTGGTGAACGGCAACATGGGTATGGTCTGCACCGTCCAGAGGGTCGACGTCAAAATGAAGAGCGGCGATGCAAAATCCATGATTGTCCGTGAGACCGACGTCTTTGAGAAGCGAGGGAAAGAATGGCAATTGATTCACCAGCATGCATCGGTTCCTGCGGGAGGAGCGTGGGATGGCAAGATCGCGAGAACTTGA